The sequence below is a genomic window from Nicotiana tomentosiformis chromosome 6, ASM39032v3, whole genome shotgun sequence.
GCTAGTCAAAATCACTGACCATCTAACTTGTTAATAAAAATAACTTAGAAGCTCTCTTAAGTAGTTATCCTTACAAGTAACAAAATCTGATTAAATGAATTCTTTTAGCATTATGACTAATCAGTCACCTACAATACAGTGATACCAAACATAAATTCCAGTCACTTAATTTTTCATATTGCTTCCACATTCCAAATCCCAAACTTACTAAAAGCTAAAAAACTAAATATCAGAACTTAACAAATAGAATTATAGAACCATAACCCTACCTAAATTTTTGAACTTAAAGCTAACCGAATCACAAAATTACTCAGTATTAGGTCTAAATTGTACAAACGCCTCAGTCTACTAGTGAAACCCTAAAAACTAAGAGGCAATCACATATTACCAAAAAAAGCAACAAAATAAACAAAATACAAACCTTGTTATGCATCAAAATAGCACATCCAGGTTCAAGCTGATCCTTATCAACAAACGATAAGATTCCAACATAATACTCCGGTCCGACCGACGACGAAACAATAGCATGATTCTCATCAATAAGTTCCTCCAAATTCCCTACACTCATCGGAGATCCACGTAGATCGTCAACTTTAGATCGATCCTCTTCCGTTTTCTCTTCCTGAGGTTTCAATCGTTCCTGATTAGCCACAAATTCCTCTTCCATTAACAAGTAATCCTTGATTCGCTCGAGCTTTAGGAGACGGAGTTTGCATTTTGTTAACGGTGTAACCGTTGGGAGTCGAGCTGCTGCTTCGGAACCTTTCTGTTTGCGCTGTTTCCGACCGACGCGTGCCGGTGGTGCAGCTGGTTCGAACTTCTTCTCCTTCTTGTCTCCGTCGTTCTTCCGGTCGCCGGGCTGTTGCCGGTTAAGTCCGCCGGGTGTTCCCTGACCCATGACTTTTAGCTGTGACTGAGAAGAGAGAGTGGAGGAAGGGGTTTCGAAATAGGTTTCGGATTTTTGTTTGTGCTTTTCTTTCTTTCCAAGATATAGATATTCGCGTGAGTAATTTTGAATagagtttttattttatttttttggttaatTTTGAATGGAGTTTCACATCTATAATTATCTCACATCGTTTGGTataataatttcgggattaaaTGCAAGATTATTTTATCTTATATTTGGATGAATTgttaaatttataattagtaATTTCGAAATAAATTAATCCCACAATGTCAGTATTATTTTATCCCACATTGTAGTATAATAAATTCGGGATAACATTAAAATGATAAGATGCTCTTCTCCAAGGCACTTTCTCAAAGTATTTTAAACAATTctagttaaaaataaaaataaaactttatCTCGCTACATGTTTATATTATACATCGTATATCCTATTTTTAGTCCAATGATCCAAACATCTTCCAATAGAATTATATTTACTAAATAATTCCGTCATTATTTAATCATCATACTATAATCTCGAGATAACTTGTTCTCCTATTAAACAACCCCTTATCGAAATTAGAAAATCTCGATGCCATCATGAAAAATAATTACAGGTATTATTGATAATAAGTAAATTAATTAGGTGAAAACTAAAATAAACAATTTATTATTACAAGTTAAATTGCACCTACACCACAAACATTATTTACGCCAGCAATTGATCTTAGGCTGAATAGATAAATTGTCAACCTTCTTTGTGGATTCATTTCAATATAATTCGATGAAGTTGAGACCATTTATATTTCATCAGAGATGGTTGAGTCTCTGATTGAGTGGGTAAAAACATCTTTTTTTTTGAGTAAAAACTAAAGAAATGTTGGTTGTCTTCAAATTAACATACAATCTACAGAGCGTTGCATAAAACTTTTGGAAATTTCTTCTACGGAATTGTCACCTTCTTCTCAATCATCTTTAATGTGTGAATAGCTTTTAGAGTCAATTGAAACAGAACTTGTAAAGACAACAAAAGGAAAACAATCGCTATAAACGTTACATTGCAATGTCAGTGTAAATCCTACACCAAAACTGTTTACATTACTTCACAGAAGACAGCTGCTGAACCATATTAGTGGTGGGGCATGACTATTCTTTTTCAAAAGAACCAATTGAGACTTATCTTTCCAAGCCAAAAGAGAAGTGGAAACTGAGCTAGAGCAATGAAGAGGAGGAGGTAATGATGTCTGCTTGAATCATAAGTCCTCACTTCTGCGAAAAGAACTCTCTTCATCGTCTTCACTAAGAATATTCCCATGCATAAGCTTGTCCATGGCATCAAGAAGTAGTAAGAATGGCTCCATATAATTGTTCCAAGAAGAGCTATGGACAATCCTGTGAAAGCATATCCAGAGTATGACACGATATCAAGGAGAGGAGCCTCTCCACTACCCAGTGACAACAATGTCATCTTCAGCAAAGAAACTTGTAAAAACCAACCAACCAACCCCTTGATGAACAGCCAGTTTAGAACTTCTGGGGTAAACCTGGCAAGAGAAGAAAAGATTCAGAATCAACATAAACAAAAGGATGAAGAAGCAATGGTGGAAATCATTCCATACTTCAATAGTATTGCAACATGATACCTAGAAGTCGAGTCACATTACCAACTGCATCCCACCACTACTACAAAATATCACTCTTACGACCCAATTTATTCTCCTACCTATTTTGGATAGTCTCTGATTGGTTTGCTCACTCTTAAAAGGGTAAAAGTTTTTCTCCATATTCTCCAAATCTTTTTCAACCCCATACTATGGAAACCACTTCCATAGTTAAAAGAATTTTTAATTCTTCAAAATTAACCGTATGTTCACTTTTCAATCCACGTCTATTTTAAATACAATAAAATTCAACAGCCATGCCTCACAAACTAGGACATCTAAATATAAGAGGAAGAGATATCTCAAAGAAACGAACTATGTCTATTAAGTTCAGTTTAAGCAGCAGTTTTGTTCTTCTGTACAAGCATGCGACATCTATTGGCACTTTAAACAAAAATGAGCTAAGCAACCACTTGCCTAATTCGACACACAAATTTGCCAGTAAAGAATCAAAGAAACTTCTTAGTATTGACCACCAAGAGACCAAAGCCTAGAAAGTTTGAGGAAACACTAAGCTTACCTTCCCTGGAGACCCAGTGATAAGCCAGCAAGAACAACGTAGGTACCAAATGCCATGAATGGAATGTACAAATCAGGAGCATTTATGTCATAGATAGGGGGTTTATAGGATAGCCTGCCACCTACCGGCTCTGTGATTCTTGTCCAATGACCCTACAGACAAATGAAAAGTTACAATATCGAGATCTAACGCAACAATGAGAAAGATCAAGGGTTTCAAGAGCTTACTCTGTGTAGAAAAGGGAAAAGAACAACTTTCAATTTGTTTCTCACGTACTGGTCATTCACTTGGAAGTAGTACTGGGGATCGGAAAAATACCTACTTATCTGTTCAATTGAGAAGTTGTTAACAGGAATTCCATTTCCAACACATAAGCTAAACCACTTGAACAAAATAATCCAGCAATAAAATGTCCACAGACAGAAAATGTTTTTGATGAAGTAGTCAGAATGGAAAAATGTATTGGGCAATAAAAACGTTACTTATGTACGGCTTCAAAGAAATGTTTAGGGAACTTAAACAAAAGGGTAAATGCTACACCATATCAAAGAGAAGGGGGAAGGCGATCTGGCTTAATTTTGTTTCGAAGGGGATTTTTCTGTGGCTGCCTACAGGAAAATCATTTGTATAACAACATcgattttatatttaaaaaaattgatAAGTACGTAACCTTACTTCCATGCCTCATTATGAATGGCTAATTGTTCTTCTTAATTAACAAGGGCtaatcttaaattatttttttaggaAAGTTTGGAACACAATTGTCATGTAAAGGCAAAGCTTTTTCTTTGAAACTCACATAACTTGCACACCCGATTCAGCCTAGTACCAGGAAACAAAGATAAAAGAGACTAATCTTTTGTGTAGTCGCCAACCAATACCTGCGATACGAGCGTTCCCCTCAAGCCCACTAATGAACCAAAACCTTCAGTACTTATCATTGGATGTTGGTCATTTCCACTCCAATTGAATTAGCTTAGCTAGACTCCACCACTATATTGCGTAGACAAAATCACTGATAACCCCTTTCAAGCTTTCTCCCGAGTCCTGCCCCTACTGAATACCATACTATACCACCCCCATGCCCTATCGTACTCAACGTATCCTTCCAAGCTCAGCCAATATGGGAGTTCCCTATTTCAACTTACACTTACTTTTTGCAACAGCAACTAAACACACTTGAGGAAATTAGTGAACTTCATGGTAACAGAGCAAATTCAGAAGACTGTACCAAAATTTTCCAGttctaaattatattttatttcttctCCGTTTGACCTCCTTTTCCTTCTCTTATTTGGAGTAAATGGGGCTTGACATTAGTCATTCCATGCTTCTCCAGAACAATATGTCCATCAGAGCTACTCTTCCCACAGAAATTCTACTATTACCACTAAATATGAATATCTATCTACCTAAATAATACTGCCTTCGTTTCAAtatatgtgaacctatttgactgggcacggagtttaagaaaaagagaagacttttgaacttttggtgtaaaatgaggcacacatgtgtgactataaatcattgcataaaggtaagtTGTTTCCAAATATTGAAAGGGGTCATCAAATCCTAATGTAATCCAAGGCACGCTATAGGGATAAGATTATATATCTATATACCTGATTGTTGGTTGAATTGCGCAAAGAAATTTTCAAGCTTTTCTAGTTCTCTGCTCACGCCAATTATGTATCCTCAAACTCCTCAAATAATAATGACCCAAGCAACAGATCAAACAATTGTTCTTCTTTGTTACTACTTAACGCGGCCGTCGGGAACAAGTCTTCCGCagcttctttttcttaatttgattccaAAGCTAATGAGgtttaatttttcctttttcttccttAAGCCATTCTAAGGCTCTGTAAAGTAAAGAACACTGAGAAGCTGGGTTGGCCCACTTGTTTCCTCATTTAATCTAAAGTTTGGTccaatatatatattcttaatcaAGTAAATGGTATTTATAAGGCTATTGATGGCCTCATATACTGTCAGCCACGTTTTTGGCCTCCAAGTCAAACAAAAGTTTGGTTCATCCATAAGCTCTATTTCCATATTTAAGGTTAAATTAGACCAAAAATGACGGGGTATTATATTTTTTTGGCACGAACTAAAAATGAAATaagttcatataaattgaaacggagggagtaggaTTTATGTCTCCTCCCtaaataatttttctttttctattcttTTTAAAGTTAATCTTATGAGTTTACTGCTCAATTATGGAGCAAGGAATAAGGAAAAGGACATACTGAGGacagatttgtaaattgaaaaatgAAGAATGTGATTAACAATTGAAGAATGGGAATAGCTTCACCTAGCTTCAATTGCTATTCTGTGACATCTTCTGGCTTTTGAAGTTCAACTTAGTTCTAAAGCTAATCATGCATAGCTCACTTTTCTATTATGTGACAATGCCAGTTAGATGGTGTCATCAAAGTGAAGGAAAATTGTAAATGCTATTTAAAAGTTATTGATTTTCAAAAAGTTGTAGAACTAACCTACCTAAAAACAACAATGCAAAAATAAAACAAAGAGAAGTACTGTTTCCTTGCTGATCTAATGTCATAATGTATTTTCAAAAACCAAAAACTTCACGATCAATCTATAGAAAAAACTTCCTTAGTAAGTAGCAAAATGTAGAAATATGACCAGTCCATGAAACAACTTACATTGCTTTGAACATATTCAGAACTGGAACCAAGGATTTTTTCTCCATAAGCACCTAGGCCACTTCTAATGAATCCCGAGCTACCACCAGAGAATGCATTTCCAAAAGGACTTGCCTGTGGATTAACAGGCGGTCTTGGCATTCCAGACTGTGCTCCCAGGTTATCATACATTTCTGCAGAAGGATTCTTCTTTAATCAAGACAAATGTTAGTAACTCGACATAAGCATAGTTCATTTGTCTGATTGCTTGATTAGGTCTAAGGTATAAACTACCAAACAGGGCCAACCCAATTTTCTAACATCAAGAACAATGCCGACAGGCAGCTCATTATTCCCGGTATCTCATATTTCTTTCTTGCTATAAGCTTGACATAAACCAAAGATGATTGTCCAGCCCAATTCAGAAACTTCACTTATCCCACCCAAAATcgttttagccatttttatcaGTAAATGCTACCCTCAGGGCACCCCCCAATAAGTGCATAACCTCAATACGAACATATTCAGAGAAAGGACAGGCAAAGACTAAGTAGTCCAAAAAGTCTGTAGAGCCAGAAaaagatttaagttatatacaccaACACTGTAAAGATTTTCTTAGACCATCAGTGTATTTTGACCTATTATAAAAGACTGCTTTCCATATTTTAAGGTTAATAATTAATGTTTGTAAAAAGAATCACATGCAATTGCCTAGTTTCCTTTTAATCAGTGCATAAAACTTATACACGCCAGAAAATGACTCCATCACTTCGTTTAAACCACATCCCACTTAAATTTATCTTCTTATCATATCTAGTTTTGACTGAACACGGATTTCCATGCAAATTTATCATCTTATAATTACATTACTAATTTTTCTGCAGGATAAGAGAGAATTCATCACTTAATAGCAACTTCAGAAACCAGAAAAAGGAGAATTCCTCAGGTTACACGTACATTTTGCAACTCTTTTGTTGTTAAAAAAAATCACCCGATTACATAACGGCCTTTTTCTGGAAACACTCATCAAACAATTATTTCAcaaatcacattgatttaaatTACCAATCAACTACCGATGCAATAAGTAAAACAAAATAGAAAAGAAGAGAGAAGGAAGTGTATGCATATAGGAAAAAGAAATCAAATGAAAATTTGAAGATTAAACAAAATAGCGTAGATTACCAGGAAAATGCAGGGAAAAAAAGTTTAACGAAATAGAGATCCTAAAAACTAATAATGGAGATCTGTAATAAAGGCTACTATAAGAAAAATTCTCAGAAAGAGAAAAAACTGAAGGACTTACAGATTGAAAGTCTGTCTGAGGAACAGATGGAAGCCAAGTTTGCAGAAGAATCTCAGAGTTTACAGTTAACTCTTAACTCCAGATTTCAGAGTTCTAAAGTTCTAACTTCTAGAGAAGGGTCAATTCCTAACTTCAGACGCAGACCCGTATATTAGAACCCGACCCACTGGACTTCCTCTATTCGGGAAAATGACAAAATTGGTCCTTATGTTTGGTGATATGTTCAAAATTATCCCTTATATATATACTTGAGCAGTTTTAATCCTCTAAGTTTGACAAAAGGGATCACACTTTCAGTTTCcatcaaatattttaaaaacGTTGGTTGTTATTCTTAACGAAAACTGTGAAGAAAAAAAATCTTTAACACGAGCTCACACTTTGAGGCACACTTTTTAaactttcttctatttttggtcTATTTGTTGAGTTTAGTATAGTTTTTTTAATACAGTTTCTACTTTTTTTAAATCTATTTTCTAGCGTCTAGTGCAATTTTGAATATTGCAGGTCTGTAAAATTTGATGAAACTTTTCTTCGCCTTtctgattaattttttttttacatttccTATTTAATCTAACAACAAGAGTTCGTTAAATATTTGACGGAGACAAAAGTATTACCTTTTACAAATTTAAAGGACCAGAACTGTTCGTGAATATATTTAACGAATCATATTAAACCTATTTttgcctttctctttcctttttgttTCCACCTCTCTATGCTTTTGCACTTAGTGATAGAGTTTGAATCGGTGACATGCGCCTAATCCTTATTCTCATGTTGCTAAATTACCACAAAATTTTTATGTACTGGAATCACAAACTAAGTATGTTAAATCTCAATAGCTTCACTTCAGTAGTTAA
It includes:
- the LOC104096986 gene encoding uncharacterized protein; translated protein: MYDNLGAQSGMPRPPVNPQASPFGNAFSGGSSGFIRSGLGAYGEKILGSSSEYVQSNISRYFSDPQYYFQVNDQYVRNKLKVVLFPFLHRGHWTRITEPVGGRLSYKPPIYDINAPDLYIPFMAFGTYVVLAGLSLGLQGRFTPEVLNWLFIKGLVGWFLQVSLLKMTLLSLGSGEAPLLDIVSYSGYAFTGLSIALLGTIIWSHSYYFLMPWTSLCMGIFLVKTMKRVLFAEVRTYDSSRHHYLLLFIALAQFPLLFWLGKISLNWFF